The Phycisphaeraceae bacterium genome segment GTAGTTGGCGTTGGTGTGCTCGGAGAACTCGGAGACCATCGAGCGGATGATGCACAGGTCATCGGCGCAGCGCCCCACGTGCGGGAACAGGTCGCTCACCGGCAGGCCCGACTCGCCATAGCGGCGGAACTTCCACGGCGAGCCCAGCGTGGCGCCGTTGTTGTTGAACTGCGTGGGCTCCATCGTCATGCCGAAGGGCTGGCCGCTCTCGGCGCTCAGACGCGGCTTGGGGTCGAAGGTGTCCACCTGCGAGGGGCCGCCATCCATGTACAGAAAGATGATGTTGCGGGCGCGCGGGGTGTGGTGGGGGAAGGGCGCAGGCGAAACGCCTGGGACACTGTCCGATGGACGCGCGACGCGGAGCGTCGCGCCACCCGGCCCGCCGAACGCCTTGTCCGCCAGCAGCCCCGCCAGCGCCACCATGCCGAAGCCGCCGGCGCAGCGTCGCAGCATGTCGCGGCGAGAAACGGGGGGCGGAATGAAGCGGCCGCAGTGGTGCATGGTGGGGCGGCGTGAGGTGATGAGGTGTGACGAAGTGCTGAGTTCCACAGTTGATCGGGCAGGACGAGTCCGAGTCGTCCGCGATCGAATCGGCATCCCATCCTACCGCGCCGGGACGGAGATGCACGCGCGAACTCGTGACCATCGACGGCGCCCGGTCGGCCGCGATTCTCCCCGGCCGGTCCGGTACTCCCATTCGCCCGCGGGCTCCCACATCCGCCCGCCGCCGCCCTATCCTGCATCATGCCCTTCACGATCGTCCGCTACGAGACCACGCCCAACCCCAACGCGCTCAAGTGCATTCTGGACCGGCCCATCAGCGCCGGGCCGCGCAGCTTTCTGAACGCGACGATGGCGGCGGGCGACCCGCTCGCGGCGGCGCTGTTCCGCGAGGCGCCCATCACCACCATCCTGATGAACGGCGGGTGGATGACGATCAACAAGAGGCCCGATGTGGAGTGGCGCTCGGTCAAGCCGAAGGTCGAGCGCGTGCTGGCCGCTGCTCCGGCGGCGACGCCGGATGCGCCGGTCGCCGCGTCGGAGCATTGAAATGCCCCGGAAGTTGAAACGCGGAGAGCGCGGAGCGAAGAGGAGAGATTGCGGCGATGGTGTCAGTGGCACAGGCGTCCCGCCTGCGACACCAGCAGTCATCACCCGCGCCATCATTGGCTGGTTCCGCGCGAGCGCCCGCGACCTGCCGTGGCGTCGGAGGCGATCCGGCTACGCCGCCCTGGTCTCCGAGGCCATGCTTCAGCAGACGCAGGTATCCCGCGTCGTTGAATCCTTCGAGCGGTTCATGCGGGCGTTTCCCACGGTCGAGCGCCTCGCCGACGCCGACGAGCAGCAGGTGCTGTCGCTGTGGCAGGGGCTCGGCTATTACCGACGCGCGAAGAATCTGCACGCCGCGGCGCGGATGATCCGCGATGAGTTCGGCGGTGTCGTGCCGCACGAGGTCGCCGAGCTTCGGCGTCTGCCCGGCGTGGGCCGTTACACCGCGGGGGCTATCGCCTCCATCGTCCACGGGCGGGCCGAGCCGATCGTGGATGGCAACGTGTCGCGCGTGCTGGCGCGGCTCCACGGC includes the following:
- a CDS encoding NifU N-terminal domain-containing protein; translated protein: MPFTIVRYETTPNPNALKCILDRPISAGPRSFLNATMAAGDPLAAALFREAPITTILMNGGWMTINKRPDVEWRSVKPKVERVLAAAPAATPDAPVAASEH